From Streptomyces griseorubiginosus, one genomic window encodes:
- a CDS encoding FAD binding domain-containing protein — translation MLLRLPTSLPEAQECLTDGAIPVGGATLVWAAWQRDGFPEQAVSLREVPEANVLGAGELGAAVLLHRIDERVPEVLRRAASGIGTGAVRRTATVGGNVVGSTLRCLLPAALVLDARARVLAAEGPFETDLAELLAKKPLLLSLHWEEPLVSGYRKVAEAPGGPPPLVVATAVHSTAEGGRVLRVAVRDGYEFLSESVPCSAGADSALDALGGTTIGALPSEAREVVKDQVAEVLERAAGL, via the coding sequence GTGCTGTTGCGTCTGCCCACCTCCCTGCCCGAGGCACAGGAGTGTCTGACCGACGGGGCGATACCCGTCGGCGGCGCCACGCTGGTGTGGGCCGCCTGGCAACGCGACGGCTTCCCCGAGCAGGCCGTCTCGCTGCGGGAGGTGCCGGAGGCGAACGTCCTGGGCGCCGGGGAACTGGGCGCGGCGGTGCTGCTGCACCGGATCGACGAGCGGGTGCCGGAGGTGCTGCGCCGGGCCGCGTCCGGGATCGGGACGGGGGCCGTGCGGCGGACCGCCACGGTCGGCGGCAACGTCGTCGGCAGCACCCTGCGCTGTCTGCTGCCCGCGGCGCTCGTCCTGGACGCCCGCGCGCGGGTGCTGGCGGCGGAGGGGCCGTTCGAGACGGACCTCGCCGAGCTGCTCGCCAAGAAGCCGCTGCTGCTGAGCCTGCACTGGGAGGAACCGCTGGTCAGCGGCTACCGCAAGGTGGCCGAGGCCCCGGGCGGTCCGCCGCCCCTGGTCGTCGCCACGGCCGTGCATTCGACCGCGGAGGGCGGCCGTGTCCTGCGCGTCGCCGTCCGCGACGGCTACGAGTTCCTCAGCGAGAGCGTGCCCTGCTCAGCGGGCGCGGACAGCGCGCTGGACGCGTTGGGCGGTACGACGATCGGGGCGCTGCCGTCCGAGGCCCGC
- a CDS encoding PhoH family protein, which produces MTQTPTGHSPAQGQARAQFTVPAQHPMVSVLGSGDSLLRVIEKAFPAADIHVRGNEISATGAAADVALVQRLFDEMMLVLRTGQPMTEDAVERSIAMLRASENGTSDGQETPAEVLTQNILSSRGRTIRPKTLNQKRYVDAIDKHTIVFGIGPAGTGKTYLAMAKAVQALQSKQVNRIILTRPAVEAGERLGFLPGTLYEKIDPYLRPLYDALHDMLDPDSIPRLMAAGTIEVAPLAYMRGRTLNDAFIILDEAQNTSPEQMKMFLTRLGFDSKIVITGDVTQVDLPNGTKSGLRQVQDILEGVEDVHFSRLSSQDVVRHKLVGRIVDAYEKYDTENGTENGTHKGGRNKRK; this is translated from the coding sequence ATGACTCAGACACCCACAGGTCACAGCCCCGCGCAGGGGCAGGCGAGAGCACAGTTCACCGTCCCCGCCCAGCACCCCATGGTCTCGGTCCTGGGGTCCGGCGACTCGCTCCTGCGCGTGATCGAGAAGGCCTTCCCGGCGGCCGACATCCATGTCCGGGGCAACGAGATCAGCGCGACCGGCGCGGCGGCGGACGTCGCCCTCGTCCAGCGCCTGTTCGACGAGATGATGCTGGTGCTCCGCACCGGACAGCCGATGACGGAGGACGCAGTGGAACGCTCGATCGCCATGCTGCGAGCGAGCGAGAACGGGACGAGCGACGGCCAGGAGACCCCGGCCGAGGTGCTCACACAGAACATCCTGTCCTCGCGCGGCCGCACCATCCGTCCCAAGACCCTCAACCAGAAGCGGTACGTCGACGCGATCGACAAGCACACGATCGTCTTCGGCATCGGCCCCGCGGGCACCGGCAAGACCTACCTGGCCATGGCCAAGGCGGTCCAGGCCCTCCAGTCCAAGCAGGTCAACCGCATCATCCTGACCCGCCCCGCGGTGGAGGCGGGAGAGCGCCTGGGCTTCCTGCCGGGCACCCTCTACGAGAAGATCGACCCGTACCTGCGCCCGCTGTACGACGCCCTGCACGACATGCTGGACCCGGACTCGATCCCCCGCCTGATGGCCGCGGGCACCATCGAGGTCGCGCCGCTGGCGTACATGCGTGGACGTACTTTGAACGACGCCTTCATCATTCTCGACGAGGCTCAGAACACCTCGCCCGAGCAGATGAAGATGTTCCTCACCCGGCTCGGGTTCGACTCGAAGATCGTCATCACCGGTGACGTGACGCAGGTCGACCTGCCCAACGGGACCAAGTCGGGGCTGCGGCAGGTGCAGGACATCCTGGAGGGTGTGGAGGACGTGCACTTCTCCCGCCTGTCGTCCCAGGACGTCGTACGGCACAAGCTGGTCGGCCGTATCGTCGACGCGTACGAGAAGTACGACACCGAGAACGGTACGGAGAACGGCACCCACAAGGGCGGCCGGAACAAGCGGAAGTAG
- the ybeY gene encoding rRNA maturation RNase YbeY translates to MSIDVNNESGTEVDEQAILDIARYALARMRIHPLSELSVIVVDEDAMEQLHIQWMDLPGPTDVMSFPMDELRPPSKDDDEPPQGLLGDIVLCPEVAKKQGEEAETQHSMDEELQLLTVHGVLHLLGYDHEEPDEKAEMFGLQAAIVDGWRQEKGLTGPSPAPTVS, encoded by the coding sequence ATGTCGATCGACGTCAACAACGAGTCCGGAACCGAGGTCGACGAGCAGGCGATCCTCGACATCGCCCGCTACGCGCTCGCGCGGATGCGCATCCACCCGCTCTCCGAGCTCTCGGTGATCGTCGTGGACGAAGATGCCATGGAGCAGCTGCACATCCAGTGGATGGACCTGCCGGGGCCCACCGACGTCATGTCGTTCCCGATGGACGAGCTCAGGCCGCCCAGCAAGGACGACGACGAGCCCCCGCAGGGCCTCCTCGGCGACATCGTGCTGTGTCCCGAGGTCGCCAAGAAGCAGGGCGAGGAGGCCGAGACGCAGCACTCCATGGACGAGGAGCTCCAGCTCCTCACCGTCCACGGCGTGCTGCACCTGCTCGGCTACGACCACGAGGAGCCGGACGAGAAGGCCGAGATGTTCGGCCTCCAGGCGGCCATCGTGGACGGGTGGAGGCAGGAGAAGGGTCTGACCGGCCCGTCCCCCGCGCCGACCGTCTCATGA
- a CDS encoding hemolysin family protein: MSLPLVSGAIALVVVAWLAACAEAGLARVSSFRAEEAVRNGRRGSAKLAQVAADPTRYLNVALLVRVACEMAAAALVTYACLQEFPGTTRALLVAIGVMVLVSYVAVGVSPRTIGRQHPLNTATAAAYILLPLARIMGPIPSLLILIGNALTPGKGFRRGPFASEAELRALVDLAEKESLIEDDERRMVHSVFELGDTLVREVMVPRTDLVVIERYKTIRQALTLALRSGFSRIPVTGESEDDIVGIVYLKDLVRKTHISRDAESELVSTAMRPAAFVPDTKNAGDLLREMQQDRNHVAVVIDEYGGTAGIVTIEDILEEIVGEITDEYDRELPPVEDLGDDRHRVTARLDITDLGELYGLDEYDDEDVETVGGLLAKALGRVPIAGASSVVELPDGRSLRLTAEAAAGRRNKIVTVLVEPVAALEPAEVEKESE; encoded by the coding sequence ATGAGCCTGCCCCTCGTCTCCGGCGCGATCGCCCTGGTCGTCGTCGCGTGGCTCGCCGCCTGCGCGGAGGCGGGCCTCGCGCGTGTCTCCAGCTTCCGCGCCGAGGAAGCCGTACGGAACGGGCGGCGCGGCAGTGCCAAGCTCGCCCAGGTCGCCGCCGACCCGACCCGGTATCTCAACGTGGCGCTGCTGGTGCGCGTCGCCTGCGAGATGGCGGCGGCCGCGCTGGTCACCTACGCCTGTCTCCAGGAGTTCCCGGGCACCACCCGGGCCCTGCTGGTCGCGATCGGGGTGATGGTGCTCGTGTCGTACGTCGCCGTCGGGGTGTCCCCGCGCACCATCGGGCGTCAGCATCCCCTCAACACGGCCACCGCGGCCGCGTACATCCTGCTCCCGCTGGCCCGGATCATGGGCCCGATCCCGTCGCTGCTGATCCTCATCGGCAACGCGCTCACCCCCGGCAAGGGCTTCCGCCGCGGCCCGTTCGCCTCCGAGGCGGAGCTGCGCGCGCTGGTCGACCTCGCCGAGAAGGAGTCCCTCATCGAGGACGACGAGCGCCGGATGGTGCACTCGGTCTTCGAACTGGGCGACACCCTGGTGCGGGAGGTCATGGTGCCGCGCACCGATCTCGTCGTCATCGAGCGCTACAAGACGATCCGTCAGGCGCTCACCCTCGCGCTCCGCTCCGGGTTCTCGCGCATTCCCGTGACCGGGGAGAGCGAGGACGACATCGTAGGGATCGTGTACCTGAAGGACCTGGTCCGCAAGACGCACATCAGCCGGGACGCCGAGTCCGAGCTGGTCTCGACGGCCATGCGGCCCGCCGCCTTCGTGCCGGACACCAAGAACGCGGGTGACCTGCTGCGCGAGATGCAGCAGGACCGCAACCACGTGGCCGTCGTCATCGACGAGTACGGCGGCACCGCCGGCATCGTCACCATCGAGGACATCCTCGAGGAGATCGTCGGCGAGATCACCGACGAGTACGACCGTGAACTCCCGCCGGTGGAGGACCTCGGCGACGACCGCCACCGGGTCACCGCCCGCCTCGACATCACCGACCTGGGCGAGCTGTACGGGCTCGACGAGTACGACGACGAGGACGTGGAGACCGTGGGCGGTCTGCTCGCGAAGGCGCTGGGCCGGGTGCCCATCGCCGGGGCGTCGAGCGTCGTCGAGCTGCCCGACGGCCGGTCGTTGCGCCTCACCGCGGAGGCCGCCGCCGGCCGCCGGAACAAGATCGTGACGGTGCTGGTGGAGCCGGTGGCCGCCCTCGAACCCGCCGAGGTGGAGAAGGAGTCCGAGTGA
- a CDS encoding MmcQ/YjbR family DNA-binding protein yields the protein MTPEELRALCLSFNAAVEDFPFSPEISVFKVLGKMFALSWLDNRPLTVNLKCDPEDAIRLRTDHPGLIIPGYHMNKRHWNTVTVDGELPDRLVRELVEDSYDLVVAGLPRAERLRLDRP from the coding sequence GTGACCCCCGAGGAACTGCGTGCCCTGTGCCTGTCGTTCAACGCGGCGGTGGAGGACTTCCCGTTCAGTCCGGAGATCTCGGTCTTCAAGGTCCTCGGCAAGATGTTCGCCCTGAGCTGGCTGGACAACCGCCCCCTGACGGTCAACCTCAAGTGCGACCCGGAGGACGCGATCCGGCTCCGCACCGACCACCCGGGGCTGATCATCCCCGGCTACCACATGAACAAGCGCCACTGGAACACCGTCACCGTGGACGGCGAGCTCCCGGACCGTCTGGTCCGGGAGCTCGTGGAGGACTCGTACGACCTGGTGGTGGCCGGTCTACCGCGCGCCGAGCGGCTGCGTCTCGACCGCCCCTGA
- a CDS encoding MFS transporter, with amino-acid sequence MAIDTTSPSTDPLDTPRLSTRDKLVLFVLCAAQFMVALDFSVLNVALPVLGADLGMSQSALQWAVTAFALPSGGFLLLFGRTGDLYGRRKLFLSGLALFGAASLLATFAWDPASFLAGRALQGLGAAAIVPTGMSLLTTTFPEGPARDRALGISGTLLSLGFTVGMVAGGTLTDTLGWRSTMGLLSLFALIVLPLAPALLPESRTPDRPRLDIPGAITVTGGLLSLIYALSTAADHGFGRPDVVTTLIAGLLLLAAFVKVESRTAQPLVSLPMLRRRTVAWGNIGGLVTFSMMSTVVFALTLYLQEVLRLSAFETGLVFGVQGVLSAVAGTYAPKVIGRFGPRRTLVGSLAGQGALTAALLALDTGTWSVWLATAAVSLASMCHLGAIISYGITVTSGVPDEEQGLATGLVTSTQQVGITVGIPLLGVLATTSPTLLTGVHTVLALDTTLVLAAAVLVAVGLRVRSGAVETQPLGAR; translated from the coding sequence ATGGCGATCGACACCACAAGCCCCAGCACCGACCCGCTCGACACCCCCCGGCTGTCGACGCGCGACAAGCTCGTCCTGTTCGTCCTGTGCGCCGCCCAGTTCATGGTGGCGCTCGACTTCTCCGTCCTGAACGTCGCCCTGCCCGTCCTCGGCGCGGACCTCGGCATGAGCCAGTCCGCCCTCCAGTGGGCGGTCACGGCCTTCGCGCTGCCGTCCGGCGGCTTCCTGCTCCTGTTCGGCCGCACCGGCGACCTGTACGGCCGCAGGAAACTCTTCCTGTCCGGTCTCGCCCTGTTCGGCGCGGCCTCGCTCCTCGCGACCTTCGCGTGGGACCCGGCGTCCTTCCTCGCCGGACGCGCGCTCCAGGGACTCGGCGCCGCGGCGATCGTGCCGACCGGCATGTCCCTGCTCACCACGACCTTCCCGGAGGGACCCGCCCGCGACCGCGCGCTGGGCATCTCCGGCACCCTGCTCTCGCTCGGCTTCACCGTCGGCATGGTGGCCGGCGGCACCCTCACCGACACCCTCGGCTGGCGCTCCACGATGGGCCTGCTCTCCCTGTTCGCCCTGATCGTGCTGCCGCTCGCCCCCGCCCTGCTCCCGGAGTCCCGGACCCCGGACCGCCCCCGTCTGGACATACCCGGCGCGATCACCGTCACCGGCGGTCTGCTCTCCCTGATCTACGCCCTGTCCACGGCCGCCGACCACGGCTTCGGCCGCCCCGACGTCGTCACCACCCTGATCGCGGGCCTGCTCCTCCTCGCCGCCTTCGTCAAGGTCGAGTCCCGCACCGCACAGCCCCTGGTGTCCCTGCCCATGCTGCGCCGCCGCACGGTGGCGTGGGGCAACATCGGCGGTCTGGTCACCTTCTCGATGATGTCGACGGTCGTGTTCGCCCTGACCCTGTACCTCCAGGAGGTCCTGCGCCTGTCCGCCTTCGAGACCGGCCTGGTCTTCGGCGTCCAGGGCGTCCTCTCGGCGGTGGCCGGCACCTACGCCCCGAAGGTCATCGGCCGCTTCGGCCCGCGCCGCACCCTGGTCGGCTCGCTCGCCGGCCAGGGCGCCCTGACCGCCGCCCTGCTCGCCCTGGACACCGGGACCTGGTCCGTCTGGCTCGCCACCGCCGCCGTCTCCCTGGCCAGCATGTGCCACCTGGGCGCGATCATCTCGTACGGCATCACGGTCACCTCCGGCGTCCCGGACGAGGAACAGGGCCTGGCCACCGGCCTGGTCACCTCGACTCAGCAGGTCGGCATCACCGTGGGCATCCCCCTGCTCGGCGTCCTCGCCACCACCTCCCCCACCCTGCTGACCGGAGTCCACACGGTCCTCGCCCTGGACACGACGCTCGTGCTGGCGGCGGCGGTGCTGGTCGCGGTGGGGCTGCGGGTGCGCTCAGGGGCGGTCGAGACGCAGCCGCTCGGCGCGCGGTAG
- a CDS encoding helix-turn-helix transcriptional regulator: MSRRARVSPAEAGLPDGGARRRTPGLRREEVAVLAGVGASWYQWLEQGRDISVSPQVLDSVGRVLRLSNAERRHLYVLAGLNPPAPEPAADHGCEGLRRLIDAWMPYPAHIMDAYYNCVLYNDAAGWVLGMRPENTQNCLVDFFTDPLYRSRSHSWEQNARTVVAQFRAASSARPDDEGYQEVLARVMAASAEFTELWERRDIEDAGVIRKELDHPLVGLLCVESTAMKVPARPDLTVVLHTPLSEANTAAKLEWLASPEGRRGAMYPVAG, encoded by the coding sequence ATGAGTCGGCGGGCCCGGGTCTCGCCCGCCGAGGCCGGGCTGCCGGACGGCGGGGCGCGGCGGCGCACGCCGGGCCTCAGGCGGGAGGAGGTCGCCGTGCTCGCCGGGGTCGGCGCCTCCTGGTACCAGTGGCTGGAGCAGGGGCGGGACATCTCCGTCTCCCCGCAGGTCCTGGACTCCGTCGGGCGGGTGCTGCGGCTCAGCAACGCCGAGCGGCGGCATCTGTACGTCCTGGCCGGGCTGAACCCGCCCGCGCCGGAACCGGCCGCCGACCACGGCTGCGAGGGGCTCAGGCGGCTGATCGACGCGTGGATGCCGTATCCGGCGCACATCATGGACGCGTACTACAACTGCGTGCTGTACAACGACGCGGCCGGCTGGGTGCTCGGCATGCGGCCGGAGAACACCCAGAACTGTCTCGTCGACTTCTTCACCGACCCGCTGTACCGGTCGCGTTCGCACAGCTGGGAACAGAACGCGCGCACGGTCGTCGCCCAGTTCCGGGCGGCCTCCTCGGCGCGGCCGGACGACGAGGGGTACCAGGAGGTGCTGGCCCGGGTCATGGCGGCGAGCGCCGAGTTCACCGAGCTGTGGGAGCGGCGGGACATCGAGGACGCCGGGGTGATCCGCAAGGAGCTCGACCATCCGCTGGTCGGGCTGCTGTGCGTGGAGTCCACGGCGATGAAGGTGCCGGCCCGCCCCGATCTGACCGTCGTCCTGCACACCCCGCTGAGCGAGGCGAACACCGCGGCCAAGCTGGAGTGGCTGGCCTCTCCGGAGGGGCGGCGCGGGGCGATGTACCCCGTGGCGGGATGA
- a CDS encoding cytidine deaminase — MTDNSALDPEDRKIVTLARSARARNGVPEGAAVRDETGRTYVAGTVALPSLQLSALRTAVAMAVASGAKSLEAAAVVTDAESASDEDRAAVRDLGGPGTPVLVAGPDGTVRSTVTAG, encoded by the coding sequence ATGACCGACAACAGTGCGCTTGACCCCGAGGACCGCAAGATCGTGACCCTGGCCCGTTCGGCGCGGGCGCGGAACGGCGTGCCCGAGGGGGCCGCCGTACGGGACGAGACGGGGCGGACGTATGTGGCCGGGACCGTGGCCCTTCCCTCGTTGCAACTGAGTGCTTTGCGGACGGCGGTGGCGATGGCCGTGGCGTCGGGGGCGAAGTCGCTGGAGGCGGCGGCCGTGGTGACGGACGCGGAATCGGCCTCCGACGAGGACCGCGCCGCGGTCCGGGACCTGGGCGGCCCGGGGACCCCGGTGCTGGTGGCGGGGCCCGACGGCACCGTACGGAGCACCGTGACCGCCGGCTGA
- a CDS encoding beta-xylosidase → MGSTTRRRRWASLLGATALAVTAGGALACPAGAATDVDFATHCIPPAVAGIPPIDGTTTGRITVDNASPKVGDTVTVTYTVVKPAASNPTAIALPADIMTPTGKVTLGGAQTGAVTVAGPKKNDPVPGNGAFPSFSMTGTFKVTAPGAITLSPGDYNIHTSYILELDTPCTVITPPAPVSETVTATDANPVNERDITLGSASGKPGDSVTVTGSKFTPGATVTLAGRAGSAQTADTATATADSSGAFSGSLVVNDKTTTGVVAYEGSAWSDAKGAGPKAYVVIDDTPVPAGSQKITTTVKAGTLSMSQAGDSVSLSAVDYGKGGASTGNLNQVTVKDFRGGPAGWSLTGKVTDFTGPGAKIGASALSWTPACATKAGSPSTCQAGSAGAVGSSGATLASTPNAALTGGEFTVDAGLSLNVPAFTPVGSYSGVLTLTLS, encoded by the coding sequence ATGGGTTCGACAACCCGAAGACGCCGCTGGGCTTCGTTGCTCGGGGCGACCGCGCTCGCGGTCACGGCGGGTGGCGCACTGGCCTGTCCGGCCGGCGCCGCCACCGACGTGGACTTCGCCACGCACTGCATTCCGCCCGCCGTCGCGGGCATCCCGCCGATCGACGGCACGACCACCGGCAGGATCACGGTCGACAACGCCAGCCCCAAAGTGGGCGACACCGTCACCGTGACCTACACGGTGGTCAAGCCAGCCGCCAGCAACCCCACGGCCATCGCGCTTCCGGCCGACATCATGACCCCGACCGGCAAGGTCACCCTCGGCGGCGCCCAGACCGGTGCCGTGACGGTCGCGGGCCCCAAGAAGAACGACCCGGTGCCCGGCAACGGCGCCTTCCCGTCCTTCTCCATGACCGGCACCTTCAAGGTCACCGCGCCCGGCGCGATCACCCTCTCGCCCGGCGACTACAACATCCACACCAGCTACATCCTCGAACTGGACACCCCCTGCACGGTGATCACCCCGCCCGCCCCGGTCTCCGAGACGGTCACCGCGACCGACGCGAACCCGGTCAACGAGCGGGACATCACCCTCGGTTCGGCCTCCGGGAAGCCCGGTGACAGCGTCACCGTCACCGGCAGCAAGTTCACCCCGGGCGCCACGGTCACCCTGGCCGGGCGGGCCGGCAGCGCCCAGACCGCGGACACCGCCACCGCGACCGCCGACTCCTCGGGCGCCTTCAGCGGCTCGCTGGTCGTCAACGACAAGACGACGACCGGTGTCGTGGCGTACGAGGGCAGCGCCTGGAGCGACGCCAAGGGTGCCGGGCCCAAGGCGTACGTCGTCATCGACGACACGCCCGTCCCGGCCGGCAGCCAGAAGATCACCACCACGGTGAAGGCCGGCACGCTGTCCATGTCCCAGGCCGGGGACTCCGTCAGTCTCTCGGCGGTGGACTACGGCAAGGGCGGGGCCTCGACCGGCAACCTCAACCAGGTGACGGTCAAGGACTTCCGCGGCGGGCCCGCCGGCTGGTCCCTCACCGGCAAGGTCACCGACTTCACCGGGCCCGGCGCCAAGATCGGTGCCAGTGCCCTGAGCTGGACTCCTGCCTGCGCCACCAAGGCGGGCAGCCCGAGCACCTGCCAGGCCGGTTCCGCCGGCGCGGTCGGTTCCTCGGGGGCGACCCTCGCGTCCACCCCCAACGCGGCGCTCACCGGCGGTGAGTTCACCGTGGACGCCGGACTCTCGCTGAACGTACCGGCGTTCACCCCGGTCGGCTCGTACTCCGGCGTTCTCACCCTCACGCTCAGCTGA
- a CDS encoding WxL protein peptidoglycan domain-containing protein: protein MRKLYVLLLSLFLATAAPVSAHAADNGSWSVYPAASQIAARPYFYLSADPGQSIDDKVVVTNKTARPLSFRLYAADAYNTARDGGFAVRTVAEKQRGVGAWARPAKSRVTVPAHGKVTVPFTLSVPEGAEPGDHPGALVALDERVDKGDGTVALGVQRAVAARIYLRVGGPTVPAIAVEDVRVSHHQPLVPGLGDSGATVSYTLRNTGNVTLNPKVELRATGLFGRTLLSRELARIPGELLPGQRVRLSEPWDGAPQLDWGNVKLTATAKDTRESASAGFFALPWLVAVVLGAAAAVGVTLFVRSRRTRTPVVQPQPRARTPVA, encoded by the coding sequence ATGCGCAAGCTGTACGTCCTCCTCCTGAGCCTGTTCCTGGCCACCGCCGCGCCCGTGTCCGCGCACGCCGCCGACAACGGCAGCTGGTCGGTGTACCCGGCCGCCTCCCAGATCGCTGCGCGGCCCTACTTCTACCTCTCCGCCGATCCCGGGCAGAGCATCGACGACAAGGTGGTCGTCACCAACAAGACGGCCCGGCCGCTGAGTTTCCGGCTCTACGCCGCCGACGCGTACAACACCGCCCGCGACGGCGGCTTCGCCGTGCGCACGGTCGCGGAGAAACAGCGCGGGGTCGGGGCCTGGGCGAGGCCCGCGAAGTCCCGGGTGACCGTCCCCGCGCACGGCAAGGTCACCGTGCCCTTCACGCTGTCGGTGCCGGAGGGCGCCGAACCGGGCGACCATCCCGGCGCGTTGGTGGCGCTGGACGAACGGGTCGACAAGGGCGACGGCACGGTGGCGCTCGGTGTGCAGCGGGCCGTCGCCGCGCGGATCTACCTGCGGGTCGGCGGGCCCACCGTGCCGGCGATCGCCGTCGAGGACGTGCGCGTCAGCCATCACCAGCCGCTGGTACCGGGGTTGGGGGACAGTGGGGCGACGGTCTCCTACACCCTGCGCAACACCGGGAACGTGACGCTGAACCCGAAGGTGGAGCTGCGGGCGACGGGATTGTTCGGGCGTACGTTGCTCTCCCGCGAACTCGCCCGTATCCCTGGAGAGTTGCTGCCGGGCCAGCGGGTGCGGCTGAGCGAGCCGTGGGACGGCGCGCCACAACTCGACTGGGGGAACGTGAAGTTGACGGCGACCGCGAAGGACACCCGGGAGTCGGCGAGTGCGGGGTTCTTCGCGTTGCCGTGGCTGGTCGCGGTGGTGCTCGGGGCGGCGGCCGCCGTGGGGGTGACGCTGTTCGTCAGATCCCGGCGGACCCGGACACCGGTCGTCCAGCCGCAGCCCAGGGCACGGACACCGGTCGCCTAG
- a CDS encoding P-II family nitrogen regulator, which yields MKLITAIVKPYRLDEVKTALQEIGVHGLTVTEASGYGRQRGHTEVYRGAEYQVDLVPKVRIEVVVDDADADTVIDAIVKAAQTGKIGDGKVWALPVETVVRVRTGERGPDAL from the coding sequence GTGAAGCTCATCACCGCGATCGTCAAGCCGTACCGCCTCGACGAGGTCAAGACCGCGCTCCAGGAGATCGGCGTGCACGGCCTGACCGTGACCGAGGCCAGCGGCTACGGCCGTCAGCGCGGCCACACCGAGGTGTACCGCGGCGCCGAGTACCAGGTCGACCTGGTCCCCAAGGTCCGTATCGAGGTGGTCGTGGACGACGCCGACGCGGACACCGTCATCGACGCGATCGTCAAGGCGGCCCAGACGGGCAAGATCGGCGACGGCAAGGTATGGGCGCTGCCGGTGGAGACGGTCGTACGGGTACGGACGGGCGAGCGCGGACCGGACGCGCTCTGA
- a CDS encoding ammonium transporter: MPLAAARIDTGDTAWLLAATALVLLMTPGLALFYGGMVRTKSVLNMLMMSFVSIALVTVVWLAAGYSLAFGEDTFAGLIGGLDHAGMSGLGPDSVHGTVPTLLFATFQLTFAIITAALISGAIADRAKFAAWLVFVPVWALLVYVPVAHWVWGPGGWVLDRLGALDFAGGLPVEITSGASGLALALVLGPRLGFKKDAMRPHNLPMVVLGAGLLWFGWFGFNAGSALGANGLAAAAFLNTLAAGCTGLLGWLFVEQKRDGHPTTLGAASGAVAGLVAITPSCGSVSLLGALVVGLAAGVVCSYAVGWKFKLNYDDSLDVVGVHLVGGVIGTLLIGVFAEKAMTGGAEGLLYGGGLAQLGRQAVAVVAVGAYAFAVTYGLGKLIDRTMGFRADEEHEHTGLDLTVHAETAYDHGVLGHGAPVSASTVPSAQKVKTQ, from the coding sequence ATGCCCCTCGCCGCAGCGCGCATCGACACCGGCGACACCGCCTGGCTGCTCGCCGCCACCGCCCTCGTCCTGCTGATGACCCCGGGCCTGGCCCTGTTCTACGGCGGCATGGTCCGCACGAAGAGCGTCCTCAACATGCTGATGATGAGCTTCGTGTCGATCGCCCTGGTCACGGTGGTGTGGCTGGCGGCCGGGTACTCCCTCGCGTTCGGTGAGGACACCTTCGCCGGGCTCATCGGCGGCCTCGACCACGCCGGCATGAGCGGCCTCGGCCCCGACAGCGTCCACGGCACCGTCCCCACCCTCCTCTTCGCGACCTTCCAGCTCACCTTCGCGATCATCACGGCGGCCCTGATCAGCGGCGCGATCGCGGACCGCGCGAAGTTCGCGGCATGGCTGGTGTTCGTCCCGGTCTGGGCGCTGCTCGTATACGTTCCCGTCGCGCACTGGGTGTGGGGCCCGGGCGGCTGGGTCCTGGACCGGCTCGGCGCGCTCGACTTCGCGGGCGGTCTGCCGGTCGAGATCACCTCCGGCGCCTCCGGTCTCGCCCTCGCGCTGGTCCTCGGTCCCCGCCTGGGCTTCAAGAAGGACGCCATGCGCCCGCACAACCTCCCCATGGTCGTGCTCGGCGCCGGTCTCCTCTGGTTCGGCTGGTTCGGCTTCAACGCGGGCTCGGCGCTGGGCGCCAACGGACTGGCCGCGGCCGCCTTCCTCAACACCCTCGCCGCCGGCTGCACCGGTCTGCTCGGCTGGCTCTTCGTCGAGCAGAAGCGCGACGGCCACCCCACCACCCTGGGCGCGGCCTCCGGCGCGGTCGCGGGCCTGGTCGCGATCACCCCGTCCTGCGGCTCGGTCTCCCTCCTCGGCGCCCTCGTCGTCGGCCTCGCCGCCGGTGTCGTCTGCTCGTACGCGGTGGGCTGGAAGTTCAAGCTGAACTACGACGACTCGCTCGACGTCGTCGGTGTGCACCTGGTCGGCGGCGTCATCGGCACCCTGCTGATCGGCGTCTTCGCGGAGAAGGCGATGACCGGGGGCGCCGAGGGCCTGCTGTACGGCGGCGGACTCGCGCAGCTCGGCAGGCAGGCGGTGGCGGTGGTCGCCGTGGGGGCGTACGCCTTCGCCGTGACGTACGGCCTGGGCAAGCTGATCGACAGGACGATGGGGTTCCGGGCCGACGAGGAGCACGAGCACACCGGCCTGGACCTTACGGTGCACGCCGAGACGGCATACGATCACGGCGTCCTGGGCCACGGTGCCCCGGTCAGCGCGTCCACCGTCCCCTCCGCCCAGAAGGTCAAGACCCAGTGA